The stretch of DNA ttattaattcttcgttgaatccactcttagaacttagaattgcactctcagacttatatagagcatattatatgttccacgatatagatatgctatctcatttaaccattgttataatcttattgtgatcaaagatcctctatatagatgatttacatcgagatgggataattttaccgttctcacccctcaacgtattttgccccttaaaacacttagctacctgtaaatgatgtttagtgatctaagaattagtcacttaaacaagagctcatccatttacttctatttagctaagctcgaagggaatcatcacttaactgttgggttttatgccctaaataaaactctatttcaatgtaatccagattattcaatattaataaagtaacaaaagtatttttcattcatttgtgtatgttttggttcatttaatcaattgtttgtctatttgatttataaattcatccaaaccccttttcacatacttgatcatgtttattgtgttgtcaacacagtggaaagtaaacatgactatgtgaataaagtattcctagatttatcagaacactgggttttactgatatgacaatctacaacagagtttacttgcatttggagaaatgttatgttctttccagaacataggttaaagtaaagctcaggttggatgcatggagtatgcattggaatggaccgatattgaactttgaaatagatttttgaaacttaccgtaaatatctattcaattcaatatcataagttgatcctagatcacatgatcgaaatcctgatatggttaggctcaatttcaagagtgttattcgtgttctttgatttgttagttaagcctaatttttggtcagggcaatacatacattttgggaacacggtagtgcgattgagtgggagcgctaacataaatatggaatctatagcttctatctggcgagtagtaagcaaagggtgatttccttcgagcttaaccaaacgagataaatgattgagtactcatttcacttagttgaaatatcatttccacagggttaagtgttttaaggataaaatacattgtagggtgttacagtaatttagtccctttacagtgtaaatcatccatatagaggatcattgatcacattaggattataacaatggataactaatgatgtgtctatatggtggaacatatagagcattctatatactgagagtgcaattctgagttctatgtgtggattcaacgaagaattaataagtcagtgaatttaagtggtaaattctagatctgcttattggaagctcggatatatagacccatggtccccccactagttgagataatattacctgtaagactcatttaattgattttaattaatcaattaaaattctcaagatagactgtgtctatttgagaatttatcacttattaaggacaaaacagtaaatagagattttgaagggcatatttattaattaggaaactttaattagtttcattattaataaaataaatgacaatatattatttgataattaattttaattattaaataattagatttgacatttatgtggttgaacaaaggaattggcagtttttgacaaaacaggaaactatcagtataggaaaaggaaagttggaaaagtggcaagccttgtttccacaatgcctaggccggccactcaagttcccttttccctttgattttttcaatattaaatgtcaattaattaaatcatagccctgggtggtcttctataaatagaaggcaaaggcttcagtattaaaaacaactgatacacaacattattctgacagaattttctctctgaaaattctctttgagccgccaccctctctctctctattccttcactgtttcgaaatctataagtgctagagtagtgcccacacacatcaagtaatacctcaatcatagtgaggaaggctgtgtagaattcagaaacaacaaagaaggactatcgggctcagatcttgattatactctgctacagaaaggaatcaagggttagagatctgagtgggaggagacatatattccgctgcacccaatgtaagatttctgatactcttatgtgtttaattttctatcgttttagaagttcatatttaggttgttaaatcaacatacttgtgagtagatctaagttcctggtaaaataacttccaacaactggcaccagagccatggtaattgatttgcttgcaagaaatttggacttaaaacgatttgcttgtgttttggatggtatcatgttgctttgtgtgtcatattgatgtttgattgttgtttgtgaattctgggaaaaatagttatttttctatctctgtaattatttttgttggatagtttggaaaattttaagcaatttacttttttacagaactcgatttcgatttaatttgaattagttatgaatttttgaaaattagaaaaatcgaggtgatgagcaccctcatcacgcgcgcggaatggctgcaagcagccttcctgcgccgtgattccTCGGCGTGCACCCCagatacgcgcgcggatgagcatgcatggcatgccatccgtacagttcatcattttttttttcaattttttcgatttttcatgctatttcatggaattaaattccgatttttttgtgtagttttgtatgttgatttttgtttttcaaatttcaaatctaattatcagaaataaattaattttattttttaaaattaattttagatattagtgtaatttgattttgaaaataggaaaaattaaatttttgcttacttttttttcttatttcctttaaaatttaattattttttttttaaggtcagatattaatgtatttttggtaacttgaccttaattagaataagatcaaaataatcatgataattttaaaagagaaaataaggtatttttgttaacttttaaattttgttatttttaattaaattaaattgtaaaacaagaaatgggtatgtatttaccattttctattttattatttgatttattaaataacatgaaatttaaaaggaaagttagcaatttaattttgaaatgacatttaggttacccaaaacctaatttttcaaaatggtaggtttaattttaatttttatttttcgaaatacatgtttaaaattaaataaatcctacattcaactatccaaatctaaccttgttgcaggagtatgtgttttagattgtttgtaagttttctaaaacctattattgcttgatctaaattgccttggttaacttgatgatagatccaatgatctaattttaaccaatggttcaattgatgatagatcaagtaaataatttgtaacaggtaatttttacaaacttctttcatctgtgtatgacctagtaacatgataggatccatccaaatgtgtatgcctgtgtgagcctatatgtttaatttctgttatagatacatataggttgttgttgctaaataaaatatcataactgatagattttatttaggctcatttagtagtgagcctattcaattaataacagttgttcttttaaggttaaattcctctcttttgggccttgtgtgagagttgggagccttagaagtgggtacgacatactggacccaaccccccctcacatgaacaaccccaattgtgaaggcccatttgcctgatttggataactgtgctaggttaattatattagtttgacctaataaaaaattgattagcaacataattaatttcattcttccttgaaattaatttaagaaaaacatagtttgaatagttatattctggaaaactatatgtatttttcttgtattcaattaaatatgcaattataaccatataaattctttctgaatcttaattttatgatttcattaaatattcctatttaagttgagattcagttaaatctatcaaatcaacttagatttgaatatttttgaatttcctattataaattaagttgaggaattttaggaattggttattaagattctttagatattttttaagttgatattttataaatatgggaacttaaaatggaatatcttctaaattaagtggttactacttaattggtaatatttaattaagtcattgattgaagaatatttaagttgggtatttagatttttctaaacaacttaaataagatatttttcaaaattattccatttttgaaatttaattaaagtttttactttaatttgtaatatttcattattgagatgtggaatataaatgattaaacaaaatacatattttttttaaaataatgagctttaatcaagagaaattcgatctccattgttggttttacatagctattgttttagtgagtaatcctccctaatggaggaacgttcattagcaagttagcaccgtttaatctcgaaagataagtattcttataagttttttatatggtttatgaccaccctaatggtggcgactgtataagacttacaagagtgcgaaacaatggtagaagctcataagatagaattgccttgactctcgcctaaacgggacaacgctgaattccaatcttgatcgaataaaaggttgctagaatgtttgacattttagatgaattgacaactctattcaatggatgatgctttgactctcgcctaaacgggacactgtatcagttcgttgaaaaccttggaaaataaactatgttagatttagtatttttataacatatgtgattatttgttttctgaacctgtgtatgaatttatagaaccaaaaccttacttctgtttattgatatgttgtagtgccaatatgaataaccctcatcccgatccactcctagttagtatctttgcaaaagaactcaatagtgtgaaaatgcatcctggtagttgcattaactcgcacctattgttgatgaatctgaaattccaaaaggcaaatctactaggaattgatttatcaagggaacaatgggtaagactcatacttaatagtcttcctcaggagtatgatagttttgttctatattacttattgaacaatcctcactcctccgacatggacaaactcgagactgagttaagggcccatgagcggaatctgattgcaatgggacctcctggtattgcaaactttaatcagaggaagaagattaagcatgagggctctaacaaagctgcttcttcaagtacaattatcagacatcatgttctatgtgcgaattgtaatggaaagggacataaagaagaacaatgtcccaggcttctagccaattcaaacgaaggtgatgcttttgtatttgaatcatgtgttttagagaacaacaaatccacatggattgttgattctggatctactaactatgtatgttcttcattgcagttgcttgaaacttgggagaatcttcacccagatgagttaaagcttaaggttggaaatggcgagttggtatcagttaaagcaagaggaacagcccgaatcaagtttaattctaagaagtttttacttttagagaatgttttatatattcctaattttagtagaaacttgattagcgtttcatgtttacaaacacaattttatatattgaatttttcgagttcaaattgttcaatttctcgtaatggatttcatatatgtgttgcaaacatggaacaagggctttatgttttaaggcgtgatactcaaatctcactaaatactgaacttttcaatgtagctaaacctagaagccttaagagaaaagagattgataatgatgatcaaacttatctatggcatttacgtttaggtcatataggctttgatagactcaataggctaaccaaagatggtccattgaaaaatgtcgtcttaggagaactgccagtttgcgagtcttgcctagaaggaaaaatgaccaaacgttctttctctgcgaagggagagcgtgccaaacaacccctagggttagtgcatacagatgtttgcggaccgctgaatgtaaaagccagaggaggttatgagtatttcgtcattttcattgacgatttctctagatatagttttctttacctaatgcaaaagaaatctgaaacgtttgaaaagttccaaaaatttcatgctttggctcaaaaccaattaggtaaaacattaaagatcttgcgaattgataggggtggagaatatatggatctgtagttcaaagatcatttaactgaaatcggaattgaatcccaatatactgccccaagcactccacagcagaatggagttgcagaaagaagaaattgcactctcttggaaatggttaggtctatgctgagttattcaactctgtctacgtccttctggggatatgctattcaaatggcaaacgaaattttaaatgttgtaccatctaaagcagtccctaagacacccgtcgaattatggaatggtcgtacacctagtttacgccattataggatttggggggtgccctgctcacgtcttgagaaagaaagaaggcaaactggaatcgcgaactgaagtttgcatgtttgtcggaaattctaaagagactaggggtggactattctatagtcacaaggataacaaagtgtttgtttctacaaatgctactttccttgaagataactatatgaaagacaacaaaccgaaaagtgaaattgtattagaggaaatgctcacagatactgttccttcaaatgtaccatcctcttctactcaagaagaggatcatcccactccctcagttgtagcaactgagaaaactactaccaaagctcctgttcagaaggtcaccactcctcgtcgtagtgggagggtttctacaaaaccatctcgttatggcttggatggtgaaatcaatatggtcgttggtgacggtattgatgacgacccattaacctataaataggcaatggcaagtccgcaacggaagcgatggtcagccggcatggattcagaaatggattccatgaaaaagaacaaagtctgggaatatgtagaaccacctgatgattttcgtccaattggatgtaaatgggtctacaagaagaaaagaggtgctggaggcgaagtcgaaactttcaaagctagactggtcgccaagggttatacccaaagagaaggtgtggactatgaggaaacttttagtccggttgccatgctcaaatccatccgaattcttctctccatagctgccgctttagattatgaaatttggcaaatggatgtcaagacagcctttgttaatgggcttcttgaagaaaccatctatatggagcaaccagaaggttatgttcttcctgggcaggagaataaagtttacaaattaaataggtccatatatggacttaagcaagcttctcgctcatggaataaaaggtttgatgagatcatcaaaacctacggctttcatcagaatgaagatgaaccttgtgtttaccagctcaaggaaaaccaagtagtagtattcctggtcctttatgttgatgacattttgatcattggcaacaatgtcaagaaaatgactcacatcaaggaatggcttgacactcaattcgacatgaaagacttgggtgaggcagcctatgttctcggtattcagattatcagaaaccggaagaacagattccttgctctctctcaaacagcttacattgacaaagttctagagagattttccatgaccaataccaatggggcaaatatgccctctagacatggtatccgactatctaaggaacagtgtcctactgatcctcaagagatagaagacatggcgaaaattccttatgcttctgcagttggaagtctaatgtatgctatgctatgcactagacctgacatctgctatgcagttggaatcatgagcaggtatcagtcaaatccaggacgagtacattggaatgctgttaagtatattttgaaatacttaaagagtacaagagattatgtattagtctacaagggtggtgctttaaatcccttaggctatacagactcagatttccagggatgtcttgaagacaggaaatctacatatgggatggtgtttactcttgggggtggagcagtggtttggagaagtgctaaacaaactacgatttcggattctactaTGGacgcagaatacatagctgcggctgaagcagctaaagaggttgtctggcttaggaagttcttcaccagtcttggtgtagttcctggaatggaaaagcctctagtcctgctt from Cannabis sativa cultivar Pink pepper isolate KNU-18-1 chromosome 2, ASM2916894v1, whole genome shotgun sequence encodes:
- the LOC133035120 gene encoding uncharacterized protein LOC133035120; this translates as MLYHLKQSLRHPSNYGMVVHLVYAIIGFGGCPAHVLRKKEGKLESRTEVCMFVGNSKETRGGLFYSHKDNKVFVSTNATFLEDNYMKDNKPKSEIVLEEMLTDTVPSNVPSSSTQEEDHPTPSVVATEKTTTKAPVQKVTTPRRSGRVSTKPSRYGLDGEINMVVGDGIDDDPLTYK